ATGTTTATGTGACATTTCTGAATTTTGTATCTTTTCAGTTTCACATGTTTTTGAATTTGTCAGGGGTGTCGTGTGTGGAGGCGAGGAAAGgatgacccaaacgctggactcacggTGCAGGATGATCGGGGTTTATTGAAAGCAGGCTGGATGAACAGAACACGAACTGAAATGGCTGACTGAGTGGACGACTGACTGAAGAACTGAATGGCTGGCTGACTGATCTGAACATACGACATTAACATCACgagaacatcaatgacacgacactgGACTGGTTGAACTGaggaacataaatacacaggctGAGTGAGGAGTGATTAGAAActggtgagtacacagctgaacataatgaacTAACGATAAATGGGAAGAGGactgaacataatgcacatgGACCAaggttaacacaataaaacaggaagtgaaacaggCAGAAGATAAACAATGAGGACGAACtgaaaatactgggtcaacgacccagaaaCCCTGACAGAATTAAATCCTGTCCAAATACAACGGGTGCCTGTTCCTAGGAGGAAGTGATGCAAGAGTCTCCTGGCTGGcacctccatcttcatcatctgttgtccagtatatccacccTCCCTCCCGTGCATATGCTCAGACCATCTCAGCCTTTCTTCTAATCTGCACCATGCTCCTGGCCTTCAATTCAACCTGCTCTCctctatacatatatacaccTGCCCTCTCTTTATATTATCAGCCAGCTCTCCATTTACCTGTcgtagctgctacttcaaagtcCCAACTCTCACCTCCACACTCCTGACTTTCCTTCTCTCTGACTGCCTCCTAAGATCCCTTCCGtctttcctcttcctttgtctTCGGCCAACAGTAGCACAGTTTCAGCCAGCACCGTATTGGCCAACAGCACCGTGGCGCATCTCTGAATGCGCCATGGTGCTGTTGGCAGTGTGCGGCCGCAGCACCCGGCCCACGAGGCGTTGGAAAGTGGCAGGGGCTCCGAACGGAAGTGTGACAAACTGTACAGAGTGGAGAAGGCCGTCTTATCTTTGGACTCTGCAGACCAGGCAGTCTGCCAGTAGCCCTTGGTTAAATCCAGTGTGGTGAAAAAGCGAGCACTCCCAGCAGTCATGTCCCGGTTGCCTGCACCTCCAACACGCCTGCCCCGGCGCTCATGTGGCTCCTGGTGAGTGACGTGTCATGTCTGCACCTACCAGGACATGGGGGGAGAGAGCAGAGGGAATTCTGTCTGTGCCGCGGTGTTGAAGTTCCCCGGAGCCTCCCCCTCAGAGCAGTAACGGATCAGCTCCCGGGGACCATCTGTGGCTGCCCTGCTGCCTCAGCCGCACAGAGAAGAATTCCTCCGCCAAAGTCACAGCGGCATCCAAGCCAGCTGGGTGGTGGCAGCGGACCCACCCTGCAGTTTCTGCTGAAAGCCCGGCGATGAATTgttccaccaccaccacctgctCCACGATGCAAGCCTCCCCTCCAGTGGCCCCAGGTTGCAGCCACGGCACTGCTGCCTTACTGAGCCACCTACTGTAGGCAAATGGCCCGTCCTCTGGCCCCATCTCAGTGCCGATCTCTCCATCCAAACAATGCAGAGAGTCAACTGCTTTTGTCATACATTCAATACATAATAGTTTGGACAGAAATCGTGATGCGAAGAAACAGTCTTTGCCAAAACAAAATTCAACTTCGACTGAAGTTAAATCTTTACCTGAGAATTTTCAGTGCACAGTGTGGACTTTCCAATCCAGCAGATAGCAGCTTCACTCCTAAATCCTTCAGGTCATTGTTACTCAGGTTCAGCTCTGTCAGACTGGAGACCTGTGAGCTTAGTACCAAAGACAGAGCTTCACAGGTTCTTTCTGACAAATTGCAGTTGCTCAGCCTTGAAATGAATTAACAAAACATTTGTAACATCTTGAGGTATAAAAAAAGAGACCTCCAAAGAGGTTTTACTTGTTCAGATATAAGGATGGTTGATTGCAGGATCAAACAGTTTAATAATGCCACTTTAAATTTCCATGGGAATTTTAGATTCCATTATCTAAAGTTAATAATCTGACCAAAAGATTTAAAACTGTCTATAGTCAAAGTTGATGTTGCTGGTGTTTTAATGTGTTGCCATTGTTTTCACAATTGTCAAATCATGGGTTTTGTTTAGTTTAGCGTTTAGTGAACAGTCCTAGTGTTTTAAGAAATGTTCTAATTCTTGTTATCTATGTACTTACAGAGCTGTTTTCGAGGCTTTGACCACTAGCAaaagcctcagaagagcctcctctgaagcagagtactTCTTCAGGTCAAAAACATGCAGATGttcttctgatgacagtaaaatGAAGACCAAAGCTGACCACTGAGCTGGGGAAAGTTCATATGTGGAAAGGCTTCCTGAACTTAGATACTGTTGGGTCTCCTCTATTAGAGAACGATCATttagttcattcagacagtggagaAGATTGATGCTTCTCTCTGGAGACAGATTCTCACCGAGCTTCTCCTTGATATACTGGATTGTTTTCTGGTTGGTTTTCGACCGACAGTCTGTTTTTTTCAGTAGGCTCTGTAGTTTatcctgattggtctgcagaGAAAGACCCAGAAGGAAGCgaaggaacaagtccaggtgtccatttgaaCTCTGTAAGGCCCTGTCAATGGAAATTTTGTTGATCTTCTTTGAAGATATTTTACTGAAAAGCAGTCGAAGGTTTTTCAGAGACAGTGGTGGTGAAAGCATCACATTTTTGTTGCTATTTATAAGCGACATCCTCACAtaaagagcagccagaaactcctgaacgcTCAGATGGACGAAGCTAAACATCTTGTCTTTCCCTTTCCTTCCTCGATCTTCTTTGAAGATCTCTGTGAACACTCCTGAACACACCGAGGCTTCACTGAAATCAATGCCGCTCTCTCTCAGATCCTtctcatagaagatcaggttgcCCTTTTCCAGCTGCTCAAAGGCCAGTTTTGCTAATGACTTAATGTATTGAATGCTCTTCTCTGGGCCATACTTTTCCTTTGTCCGATCAATCTGAAACACCAGGAATTCTGCATACATCTCAGTCAAAGTCCTGGGCAgctctcctccctctctggttttcaACACATCTTCCAGAACTGttgcagtgatccagcagaagactgggatgtggcacatgatgtggaggcttcctGTTGTTTTGATATGGCAGATGAGTTTGTCAGCTTGCTCCTTACCtttgaatctcttcctgaagtactcctcttTCTGttggtcagtgaaccctctgacctctatTGTACTGCTGATAAACTCtcgagggatctgattggctgctgcaggccTTGTGGTTATCCAAATGCGAGCAGAGCGTAGCAGTTTCCCATTGATGAGTTTCCTCAGCAAGACATCTGTTTTAGTTGCCTTTGTTACATCGACAGAGCGAATGTCTTCAGAATGAAGGTCGAGATGAAGGCGGCTCTCATCCAGCCcatcaaacacaaacagaagttTGAATTTACTCTTGTCATAGTTGGTGATTCCTGATGACTGAACATCTGTAAAGATGTAATTCAGAGCGTCCTGTGGGATGCCTACAGTTTCTGGGATGCATTCATGAATGAGCTCTGCCAAACTGAACTTTTCTCCCTTCAGTGGATTCAGCTGACGGAAGGTGAAGGGGAAAATCAGATGCACATCTTGATTGGATCTTTTTTCAGCCCAGTCcaaaacaaacttgtgaacAAGGAAAGTTTTTCCAATTCCTGCGATTCCATTGGTCATCACTGTTTTGATGGGTCTGTAGTCTCCTGAAGGATGTTTGAACATGTCTGTGGGTCTAATAGGTTTCTCTGGTTCTGCTGGCTTCCATGCCTTTTCAATCTGCCGgacctcatgctgtgtgttgaTATGTACATCATACCCAGCTGTGATGTACAGCTCTGTGTAGATATCAGCCAGACGCTGTTTATCTTCTGTCCAACCTTCTTGTGCACACGTGAACTTGTCCTGGAAGTTTGATTGAAGCATCTGCTGGTAAAACATGATGGGGCAAGGCTCTGGTACTGGAACCATCACATCTGTATCAAACAAGTAACAAATTATAAACCTGTGTCTACAAATACCCATGTTAATGTTAGAAACACATGAATTTCAGGATGAAATATTGTCTCAAGATAATGCTTCATGCATTTCTTCAGGAAACATTATAACTTTCATAATTGGAAGTTAATGTTTGACTGAAAACATTTACAGAAATACATTTATAACCGCCTTAGAAGCTCAACTTTAGCCATGAGGagtcagtaaaaataaattccACTCTGAATATATAGATGAAAAGTTATTCAAGCAGGTTcgtggtttattttaaaaagtgtgagTGTTACGGTGAGTGGAGTGAGCCACGTGAGGAAAATGAAGGAGGATCCAATTGCAGGCACTCGTGAAGGTGTGAAGGTGGTTTAttgaacacaaaacacaggtAGAAAAACGGCAAACGGAGATTATACTAAACTAGACTGGGAACAACTAAACTTCTAAATACGAACCAGAACACGAACATGAAGGAGGATGGGCAGAGGCAAATGACGATGGACAGCAGGGAGAACACACAGGTGAGGCACGATAGATACACAGACGGAGCAGCGACTACAATGACAGGAGACACGACTTAAATACACTCAGAGGAACACAGGGAGATAACAcacaggtgggaacacagctggaagtAATTAACGAGACAACGGGGGCAAAACTGAATACGTTCACATCAGACACGGACttaataataaatcaataaatcaacaaaacaggaaacaagaaatcaccacacaaagacgcagactagACACAgaactaaacccacacaaaacatgagaacataAAACCTGAGAACAAAACCCTAAACCAGAATCACtgaaaaatagataaataataataataataataataataataataataataataatgatgatgatgatgatgataataacaataataataataataataatcaacaaagcaccagagaacaaaacaatcattcaaaaataaaccaaaacataggAACtaaaaatgctgggtcaaaccAACCCAGAACCGTAACAGTGAGCAGGCTAGACAGTCACCTAGTCTTCAGAACCAGCTTGAAAGGATGACTGCCAAAAGCTGCTGACAGTGTTGTGTTGTCAGTCTTCCCGTACAGGAATAATTCATGATTCACTAAGGACTAGATATTACaatccctgataatgcattgcttcaAACGGAGACCAAagaccattgatcagtggtccttgatcagtagttgttgatcagtggtcatgagaatttgcataatcatgatgaaggaactgacctcccagcccattgttccttcagtgggctggtttcagtcattatgcaaatgtgctgtttataagactggggaaacctgcagtcagctgagactgaagaagtcacctggatgagtgacgaaacatttctcccactgaaaat
This sequence is a window from Oreochromis niloticus isolate F11D_XX linkage group LG6, O_niloticus_UMD_NMBU, whole genome shotgun sequence. Protein-coding genes within it:
- the LOC102077504 gene encoding NACHT, LRR and PYD domains-containing protein 3 → MTPEDLLNTLDDLGDGEFKKFKWFLQQANIIQGLPTIKKSRLEMTNRWDTVDLMVQTYRLPGAVKVTRKVLERISRNDLLLSLSASRSRAEDVMVPVPEPCPIMFYQQMLQSNFQDKFTCAQEGWTEDKQRLADIYTELYITAGYDVHINTQHEVRQIEKAWKPAEPEKPIRPTDMFKHPSGDYRPIKTVMTNGIAGIGKTFLVHKFVLDWAEKRSNQDVHLIFPFTFRQLNPLKGEKFSLAELIHECIPETVGIPQDALNYIFTDVQSSGITNYDKSKFKLLFVFDGLDESRLHLDLHSEDIRSVDVTKATKTDVLLRKLINGKLLRSARIWITTRPAAANQIPREFISSTIEVRGFTDQQKEEYFRKRFKGKEQADKLICHIKTTGSLHIMCHIPVFCWITATVLEDVLKTREGGELPRTLTEMYAEFLVFQIDRTKEKYGPEKSIQYIKSLAKLAFEQLEKGNLIFYEKDLRESGIDFSEASVCSGVFTEIFKEDRGRKGKDKMFSFVHLSVQEFLAALYVRMSLINSNKNVMLSPPLSLKNLRLLFSKISSKKINKISIDRALQSSNGHLDLFLRFLLGLSLQTNQDKLQSLLKKTDCRSKTNQKTIQYIKEKLGENLSPERSINLLHCLNELNDRSLIEETQQYLSSGSLSTYELSPAQWSALVFILLSSEEHLHVFDLKKYSASEEALLRLLLVVKASKTALLSNCNLSERTCEALSLVLSSQVSSLTELNLSNNDLKDLGVKLLSAGLESPHCALKILRLSGCQISEEGCICLGSALKSNPSHLRELDLSYNHPGDLGVKLLTAGLKDPQWRLDSLSLEHGGEQRLKPGLKKYFCELALDANTANRKLKLSDNNRQVTAVTEKQPYSVHPERFDVWLQLLCTSGLTGRCYWEVEWKGFVFIAVSYRSVRRRGNSYDCRFGGNDHSWSLRCAEDESFSVWHNNRETAIPSSSSSSISHRVAVYVDRPAGILTFYRISSGSPIHLYTFHTTFSKPVYPGFWLVSHGSSVSLCPL